Proteins encoded together in one Carya illinoinensis cultivar Pawnee chromosome 3, C.illinoinensisPawnee_v1, whole genome shotgun sequence window:
- the LOC122304407 gene encoding zinc finger CCCH domain-containing protein 20-like, whose product MILGEPHRPNPTVHVPPWPLQDDPTADMYPPYSLSPLSVNSDGNANSSGGDYSPYYLQEALTALQRYLPSNGTDMDSDCDVFCRESDAPVDAYSCDHFRMFEFKVRRCARGRSHDWTECPYAHPGEKARRRDPRKYHYSGTACPDFRKGNCKKGDACEFAHGVFECWLHPARYRTQPCKDGTSCRRRVCFFAHTPEQLRVLPQQSPRSVSNSVNSVESYDGSRLRQAIDASCAKSLSFLSSPSSISPPGTPPADSPPLSPMTQSLSRSLGSSSINEMVASLRNLQLGKVKSLPSSRNVPMGSPVFGSPRGSMLRPGFCSVPTTPTQPPTRPGIGYLDCWDQCCAEEPPMERVESGRDLRAKMFEKLSKENSLDRVETSPPSGGPDVGWVSELVK is encoded by the coding sequence ATGATACTAGGAGAGCCGCACCGACCCAATCCAACGGTCCACGTTCCTCCATGGCCACTCCAAGATGACCCAACGGCAGATATGTACCCACCTTACTCCTTAAGTCCACTTTCCGTGAACTCCGACGGCAATGCTAACAGCAGCGGCGGAGACTATTCTCCATACTATCTTCAGGAAGCCCTGACGGCACTCCAACGTTACTTGCCTTCCAACGGAACCGACATGGATTCCGACTGCGACGTCTTCTGCCGCGAATCTGACGCTCCGGTTGACGCGTACTCCTGCGACCATTTCCGGATGTTCGAGTTTAAGGTGAGGCGGTGTGCCCGTGGTAGGTCGCATGACTGGACTGAGTGTCCCTACGCCCATCCCGGCGAGAAGGCTCGTCGGAGGGACCCTAGGAAGTATCACTATTCGGGCACGGCATGTCCCGATTTCCGCAAGGGAAACTGTAAGAAAGGTGACGCGTGCGAGTTTGCGCACGGCGTGTTTGAGTGTTGGCTTCACCCTGCCCGCTATCGTACCCAGCCATGCAAGGACGGGACTAGTTGTCGAAGGAGGGTCTGTTTCTTCGCTCACACGCCGGAGCAACTCAGGGTCTTGCCTCAGCAGAGTCCCAGGAGTGTAAGTAACTCTGTAAACTCGGTCGAGTCGTATGATGGTTCACGTCTGAGGCAGGCGATTGACGCTTCCTGTGCGAAATCGCTATCGTTTTTGTCCTCCCCGTCGTCCATTTCTCCGCCTGGGACTCCTCCGGCGGACTCTCCGCCTTTGTCGCCGATGACCCAATCGTTGAGCCGGTCCCTTGGCTCGAGCTCCATCAATGAAATGGTGGCGTCCCTGCGTAACTTGCAGCTCGGAAAGGTTAAGTCTTTGCCTTCTTCTAGAAACGTTCCAATGGGCTCTCCCGTGTTTGGGTCTCCCAGAGGATCTATGCTCCGACCCGGATTCTGTAGCGTGCCCACAACCCCGACCCAGCCACCCACCCGACCTGGAATCGGGTACCTGGATTGCTGGGATCAGTGTTGCGCGGAGGAGCCTCCCATGGAGAGGGTAGAGTCCGGGAGGGATCTACGGGCCAAGATGTTTGAGAAGCTGAGCAAGGAAAACTCACTGGATCGGGTCGAAACGAGTCCGCCAAGTGGTGGTCCGGATGTAGGATGGGTTTCGGAGCTCGTGAAGTGA